CGACGCCCCCATCAACGGCAGGGGCTCGCGCGCCGGGTTCCGCAAGGACGGCTCGCTGGTGCTGCAGGACTTCGACGGCCGCGTGGTGTGGAGGACGAACACCAGCGGCGCGCAGGCCGACCGCGTGCAGCTCCTCGACACCGGCAACCTCGTCGTGGCCGACGCCGCCGGGAGCACGCTGTGGCAGAGCTTCGACTGGCCGACGGACACGCTCCTCCCGGAGCAGCCCATCACCCGGTACAAGCGGCTGGTGTCGGCGTCGGCGAGGGGCTTGCCGTACTCCGGCTACTACAACTTCTACTTTGACAGCAACAACATCCTCAAGCTCATCTACGACGGCCCGGAGATCAGCAGCAACTACTGGCCGGACCCCTTCAAGCAGTGGTGGGAGAACAACCGGACGGCCTACAACAGCAGCCGGTACGGCAGCCTCGACAGGTACGGCGCCTTCAGGGCGAGCGACCACACGCAGTTCAACGCCTCCGACATGGGCGAGGGCGTCACGAGGCGGCTGACGCTGGACTACGACGGCAACCTCCGGCTGTACAGcctcgacggcggcgacggGAGCTGGCACGTCACGTGGGCCGCGCTCCCACGGCCGTGCGACGTGCACGGGGTCTGCGGCCGCTACGGCGTGTGCGCGTACCTGCCGGCGCTGGCGTGCTCGTGCCCGGAGGGGTTCGTCGCCAGCGACGCCGGCGACTGGAGCAAGGGGTGCCGGCGCGAGTTCGACCTCCGGTGCGGCGAGCCCGTCTACTTCGCGGAGATGCCGAGCTTTGACTTCTGGGGGTTCGACTTCAACTACACCCAGGGGCTCACGATGGAGACTTGCCGGCAGATGTGCCTGGACGACTGCAACTGCGAGGCATTCGGCTACAAGATGGGCACCGGCGAGTGCTACCCCAAGATCTCGCTCTGGAACGGCCTGGCTCCGAACATCATCAAGCAAAACATCTTCCTCAAGGTCCCGACGCGTATCAAGAACCTGAGCCCGGCCGTGCTGGACTTCCATGGCCATGCCTGCACCGTGCACGAACAGAACGCCAGCGTCAGCGCCTCCTACTTCCATGTCAGGGGGAACAAGATAAACTTCATCTACTTCTACTCGTTTCTCGCGGTGGCGTTCGTCGTGGAGGCCATTTTCATCGTCGTTGGGTACCTGTTCGTCTTCCGCGCCGACCCGGCCGCAGGACGGGTCCGCGATGAAGAAGGGTACGCGCTGCTGTTCAGCCAGTTCAGGAGGTTCACCTACGACGAGCTCTCAGACGTGACCGGCAAGTTCGCGGACAAGCTGGGAAGGGGCGCGTCAGGGACCGTGTACAAGGGCGTGCTGGACGACGGCCGGAGCATCGCCGTGAAGCAACTGGACGACCTGACGCAGGCCGACGAGGTGTTCCGGTCGGAGATGAGCGTGATCGGCCGGATCAACCACATGAACCTGGTCAGGATGTGGGGGTACTGCTCCGAGCACTCGCACCGGATCCTGGTCTCCGAGTTCGTGGAGAACGGCTCGCTCGACAAGGCCCTCTTCGGCGACGGCGATGGGAGCGCGTTGCTGGGATGGCACTCGAGGTACAAGATCGCCGTCGGCGTGGCCAAGGGCCTGGCCTACCTCCACCACGAGTGCCTGGAGTGGATCGTGCACTGCGACGTGAAGCCGGAGAACATCCTGCTGGACGGCGAGCTTGACCCAAAGATCACGGACTTCGGGCTGGTGAAGCTGCTCAGCCGGGACGCGTGCGGCCGGCTGGTGCTGTCCAGGGCGCAGGGCACCAGGGGGTACATCGCGCCGGAGTGGGCGATGAGCCTCCCGATCACGGGGAAGGCCGACGTGTACAGCTTCGGCGTCGTGCTCCTGGAGCTGATCAGGGGGCAGAGGGTCTGCGACTGGGTGGTGGACATCAGGGAAGAGGAGGACGATGCGCGCGTGGATTTCCAGCGGCTGGTCGCCTGGCTCAGGGAGAAGATGAAGCGTGACGGCGAGAGTTCGTCGTGGATGGAAGAGAAGTTCGTCGATCCTCGGTTGCGCGGCGATTTCAGCCACTtgcaggcggcggcgatgctGGAGCTGGCGGTGTCGTGCGTGGATGATGATCCCAATAGGAGGCCGAGCATGAACGCTGTTCTACAGGAGCTCCTCTCGCTGGAAGATGACGCGCCTGTGCGCTATGCGTGACATGTCCCGTGTCCTTGTCGGCTGGTTTTTGGTGAGACAATGTGGATGAGTATTCACACGATGAGTCCCTAGGTTGCGCTGCCATGGACATACAAAAGTGTTGTGTCATACTATAACGCTAATACatcaaagaaaaagaaaatagttGGCTAGTCTAACTATTCATGAGGTGGGGCATTTTGCTAAAAACATGTCATAGGACAGCTCCTTCATTCTCCCAATCTACTCACTGATGAGCACCGCCTgcccctgccgcgcgcctcTTGCTCGCTCCTGTCTCTAGTGCACCATTGGATCTTTTGCCATAATTACCCAACTTCTCTCGGGTATCGTCTTGACGCCACTCCTCCAACCATCGACACCGGACCCTCGCTCCTGGACCTTCTCTCTGATCCCAGGGAATGGAGAAAGCTCTTGCCGGAGCCCCCAAATCCCTGAAATCCTACCCACACATAAAATCATACGCAAACAGTGTGGAAACGGATCGTGAACAGGTGAAATCGCCGTAGGTCACTAGAGGGAGAAAAAAGGGCTAAAAAAACATCAGGCTGCTCTCCTGTATCATTCACATGGCCGGGGAGGGAGGACATTTATCATCATCTCATAAGATGGTGGATCGTACTTCATGGGGATTTGCTTACGACATGAAAGAGGAAGGAAGTGTTGAGCTGAGTGGTTGGAACGAGTCACTTTCAAATACAGGCAGAGCTAGGCAGAAGCAGCCGCCATGTGGGGAGATATTATTTGAGCGTTTTATTAGCCAACCTGCTACCAATGATACACTGGCATCATTAATTCATTGTATCTAAAAAAATAGCGTGACGGCTGATGTGTATACagtttttgttgcttttctaaACTCGAATAACATTATTGGCCGGTGTAATGTACTAGTCACTATGCTGCACGACAAATCTAGCTGAACTGCAGAAAGGAAGTAGCAAGTCGGCTTCCCTACCTACGAAACTTGTTTTCTTTCTGGCGAAGTTCTCATGCGGCACCAGATTACATCTGACATGTTGGGCCGCCTGCCCCGCCCTGGAGCTGAATGCGTTATTCTCCTCAAGCCGCTCTGGGCCGTAAACCATACGGAGCCCACAACCAGGGTGGGCCGTGTTGAGCGACCACCTGCAAAAAGATTTGCCTCCTGGGAGCAACGGGCTCGGCTCGGGCCAATCGGGCCCTTCCTGCCTTCCTTCCGactttttttttagaaaaaggttaaaaaaataaattcgaaaaGAGGCGCCGTTTTGGAAgttttcgaaaaatgggtgcctcccgcccgatcaatgggcgggaggcgtggggccggagatctcccgcccatccaacgggcgggaggtcccaaaACTTTccccaggcccctcccgagagcctcttcacgaataagaaatTTTTCTTAATCGCGAAGAGGCCGCGGCATCCCGcccgtccaacgggcggggggtcccccgaggggcatcccgcccgcccaatgGGCGTGACGTTCCACCACCGCTACATAAGCCCCCACCTACCCCCAAATTTTTatattattcagcaaaaatcaggaaaaaaagaaagggaggagaggaagagaggagaggaagcggcgaagctctgttcacacgtcggtttggaggtatactctcgttctagtcgtataattacttgaaaataactataatctatgaaatatttcttagggtagttatattttgaatagtttttagtattttcaatagtttttaggaatatttcttaggatagttatattttgaatagtttttagtattttcaatagtttctagaaatatttcttagggtagttatattttaaatagtttttagtattttcaatagtttttagaaatatttcttagggtagttatattttgaatagtttttagtattttcaatagtttttagaaatatttcttagggtggttatgttttgaatagtttttagtattttcaattgtttttagaaatatttcttacgatagttatattttgaatagtttttagtattttcaatagtttttagaaatatttcttagggtagttatattttgaatagtttttagtattttcaattgtttttagaaatatttcttagagtagttatattttgaatagtttttagtatttttatttatttttaggaatatttcttaaggtagttatattttgaatagttttagtatttttaatagtttttagaaatatttcttaggatagttatatttttcatgcagatatggcgcagatACCGGAGCTCTTTGACGCCAACACCGACGAACAGCACAGGTCttacctggcagcggtggaggggcaacagcttcacgagttgcgccctcgtgtagcaaatgagttgttgcacctggacgaccgctggcttgacaggtgatactttgtatatttttacGGAATGAATGTATTGCTTGTACGACAATTGTAAccataatgcaaaatatacaggttacgtgaggctggtttgctgccactcgcacgtatgcttcaggccggcgacggccaagacggtggcgtcAAGAAGCGGATacagctggaccgctctctacttgcggcgttggcggacaggtggcgtccggagacgcacacgttccacatgccgtgcggggagatggcccccacgttgcaggacgtgtcgtacttGCTCGAGCTTCCCATTGCaggtgaagctgttggcccggttgccgtgccacctacCTGGAGGGTGGAGCTTTAGGAGCGGTTTGCTCTAGTGAACCCGCCACATTTTTTGGACGTAGCTGACGCGTCCGGCCCCGCCAagggttgggtaatacaatatagggtacatacaattatttttaattaatttaattgaaccaTATGTGACTACCACTAAgcattgaacaaatatattttaGGCTCAGGATTTCCACCCTTTGGCTGGGCAGTACAAGGtgtcgcgctgcctggaggcatatctattgtggttgttcggctgggctcttttctgcaactctagcgGCAACTATGTGGACAGGGTTCTCATCCAgtacgcgcgcgcgattgcggatgcggagccgggccaggtacctgggtggagctggggatcggcagtgcttgctgccacgtaccgaTGCCTATACCAAGCCTGtttcaagacggagaggaccgccATCATCACAAGCTgtccacttctgctgcagctatggtcgtacgagcgattcgccatagcacaccccctaatcagcgaggagccttatccgcccgAGACGTATGGGCTGTGGCACGATGAagggatcgatggaccaagagggggggtgaattgggcctttttcaaattctaaaacaagataaagcaaccttaacctatgcacaactagaaaggcaccaattcaccaaccggataactaaacaacctacacaagctagataagataagaagagataaagcctagcaaggtagagctaactagtcatccctaaatcaagcacatgaatgaattgcatgaaagataatgcttgaaaaagtaaagtggacaagagacaaccggatttttttccgtggtatcgatgtgttggcacacacccctaatccacgttgtgacactcacaaagagtattgtcacctcccaagtcacaaagacgagggcgctcactaagagtctccgttcaccatcccggtgtggtggagatcaagccacgtacaaatctcttctccgggcttccacaatccttggcaagctccgcgagaatcacctcgatcaccaagatcacctaggtgatgccaatcaccaagagtaacaagctaaggccttcacttgagcaagaaccaatcaccaagaatggatgcacacaagcttctctctactcaagtccttaatcttgcttcttgaatgattgaatcaacaagtgtatgaaatcttgaagctcaaagtggctcttgactatagtatgtgtgtttggatgttgcctggtgtcaagagtagtagaatgacccattggaggggtatatatgggcagctcacacggatagagccgttggagaaaaagctgccagaaaactgcgtagcgccggttaatccgacgtccctccaatagtcatcgtcggtttaaccggtgcatgtaaactgccacttctgaaaactagccgttacagcttgggcagattaaccgtcgttgcatcggtttaaccggtgagtgtaatcatccattgatcaacagaaatatcaagtcactggacaactgcaccgacgtccaatttcaaataacgtcggttgaaccggtgaattgacttgtcaaactctgctgaccttgtttaaccgacgtatagaagagttgaagcgtcggttaaaccggtgaataggatttttctgattttgcctttttctgacttgagtcttgaatgaaatccaaatattttcttgagatataagttgagaaccacttatttgagcttctagaaacctgagtgaccattgtgtgcatccattttcaaatgaccatgtccatgctcaagttactaagcctaaaccctcttaatagtgcgatcactacaaaactataaaacctatactaacctaagtgtccttctcaaccttatgacacttaggactagaaagatccttagtcttgacacattatagagttgaatgccgagatcgcctttttgaataatgaaaattaggggcctcttttgacatataaccaaatgagcgataatgatctataaagctgcacaaattcattagtcacaataatggttgtcattaatcaccgaaacaaaccttaagggcctagatgcttacaatctccccctttttggtgattgatgacaacacagacataaataacgagagagcgagaaagatatggTAAGAATAAACATAGGCAAACTCGAACGAAaggaaccaaagagctcaaaggctcaaacgaaatccatagatatgtctcaaaagctcagcatgctcaaatgacaaatgtacatatccatgaactaaaaccaaatataagacaatatataatacaataagaaacagcaaagtcctgatcgagctctctctagtgctaccctccccctgactctcactccctctccccctttggcatcaaagcccaAAAAGGAGCGAGCTAGGGATCCAGCTGACGTGGTACGgcaaggaagcgatccgggtcatcgtcgtcatcgtcgtcgtcagacggaggatcctcagtgactgacGGTAACTGCTGATCGGAagggcctgctggtgctgagctgaccggaggtgtagctgtcgtcgaggctgtcgtcgaggctctggtgctagcactgccggggagagggtccgtggaagtagtagccggctcagcagaagatgtgtcaacatctgaagtagtgagtgctgatgctgccggctgtgacgactgctgaagtaaggacacctctccgcctccccctgaaggtaatggCTGTGGTACGATGGGGAGGCCAACGGACTGCACTGCTgaaggtgactcctggaagagtgaggtcgcaggcagtggagagaagagaggacgactcgcagacccaagtaatgctgacagtgagaacatgatctctggggtcgcggaagaagctggagcagtagtggccggagcaggtgtaactgcaagtggaggtgctccggtgccctgaaggcctgactgtcctggctgctgaggggcgagtccggtgtgagaatatagctgtgaaatcatcccgaacatcgccatcatgccctgctgcatctgctgaaactgagcgtccgtcctctgagagactctgtcaataaggccgacgaaacgctcctctgtagcagctcgctctcgggcggcctctctctgaatctgtgcaagctgggcctcatgggctctcctggcctcctcctgtgcacggcggtcctccctctgctgtgtgaccagctgctgcagaagtgcggtgagctcagacggctgagacacctgagactctgaaactgtagtagcggcagctgacactggagctggctctccggaacctcctgcctcgtgatcatgactcgctggagcaggtgcagggaagtactcctcattctcggaggagtctgactcaaggtctgaccaatgtatctcatcatctcctctgggaagctgtgcctcagcggcgagcagtgcctcatcctcctgggccactcgggcctgtacttccggtgacaatcgtgccatggcagctctatcagcctgcctgcctctcctccggtccgaaggtgctgtcggtctgtagattggaaaccaggggacctcgtcctgccgGTATACAGTactgactggtgactcagctggcacaatcatagagcaGATAAAATTGATCCAGTGAGCGTATGGGAACTGTCGCACGActcccatcccatcagtgataacatcctcaatctctgccagaataaaatcaacaatatcgaacggctcgtgagtgaggatgtgaagtagtagcagctgctgcagaccagtgaacccctctgggtagccactcctcgggagcaaagtcctccggagtgccatgtgaactgcgtaagcctctggggtcagcaggctaggaactctggcgtaggaggccgggaagggctggcggaagcattgagagatcgcctcgtgtgaaggtgcaattccgccaatcatagctctgcgcggtggatcagcatcaccatagaccatctcgtgcagagagacgtcaacaaggtcaactccTAGGATCCCAGCGAgagtcgctctggacaaaccaaacacctgccccccaaacataaaatgaacagctctgcgctctggggcaatccatgctgtggcataaaagactctgacccagtcctcaatatacctgttcctctcaatcgaaagcaacctgggcagacccctgaagtgatcaaaatgctccctgacatctgctccccctgcagctgtcctcagtgaaacccagtcgaGAACTCTGTGAgggaaaatcctgtggccccgcctctgataggtctcgtagaaactggcctgaaggagcgtccagaatctacgatcgaccctgctgtcacgtgtcaccgggaaccactcctcctcctgtacactccacctgagcctcttgaccttcgccgcattggccttggtcaagttctggagcagtacacctggctccagacgcacgacagtgtccatgcagaacactgcgcgctcggccgctagggcctcggctcgtctagctgctgctgctgctgcggtggacctgcgaggctcctgtagctggtggcctcctcgcgtcctaggtccggtgcgacgctcggtcgcaggtgaagtctcctcagcaggggacgtctgccgggtgcggccagaacgtcgtagaactggtgactgctgtgtatcctgcccctgagactgctcagactgctctgTCTCTGAaactgaatcggactctgccgctgagagtgactgcgctgactctgctgctgctgctgcagctctggtggccctggcacctcggactctgcccatccctctgcctctgcctctgcctctggctgGCGGATCTCTGatagcgaacggacgagcacggcctaacgcctgctcctcggcggccttagccaccatctcggccctctcggcctctctcgctgcgcgagtccg
The sequence above is drawn from the Panicum hallii strain FIL2 chromosome 7, PHallii_v3.1, whole genome shotgun sequence genome and encodes:
- the LOC112900893 gene encoding putative receptor protein kinase ZmPK1 codes for the protein MERSCRSGPAPCRVAERGDGVPDEATADGVESSATSRSTVSSQATLWRGDSIAVEDASGDVLVSPGGNFSCGFYKVATNAYTFAIWFARSADATVAWTANRDAPINGRGSRAGFRKDGSLVLQDFDGRVVWRTNTSGAQADRVQLLDTGNLVVADAAGSTLWQSFDWPTDTLLPEQPITRYKRLVSASARGLPYSGYYNFYFDSNNILKLIYDGPEISSNYWPDPFKQWWENNRTAYNSSRYGSLDRYGAFRASDHTQFNASDMGEGVTRRLTLDYDGNLRLYSLDGGDGSWHVTWAALPRPCDVHGVCGRYGVCAYLPALACSCPEGFVASDAGDWSKGCRREFDLRCGEPVYFAEMPSFDFWGFDFNYTQGLTMETCRQMCLDDCNCEAFGYKMGTGECYPKISLWNGLAPNIIKQNIFLKVPTRIKNLSPAVLDFHGHACTVHEQNASVSASYFHVRGNKINFIYFYSFLAVAFVVEAIFIVVGYLFVFRADPAAGRVRDEEGYALLFSQFRRFTYDELSDVTGKFADKLGRGASGTVYKGVLDDGRSIAVKQLDDLTQADEVFRSEMSVIGRINHMNLVRMWGYCSEHSHRILVSEFVENGSLDKALFGDGDGSALLGWHSRYKIAVGVAKGLAYLHHECLEWIVHCDVKPENILLDGELDPKITDFGLVKLLSRDACGRLVLSRAQGTRGYIAPEWAMSLPITGKADVYSFGVVLLELIRGQRVCDWVVDIREEEDDARVDFQRLVAWLREKMKRDGESSSWMEEKFVDPRLRGDFSHLQAAAMLELAVSCVDDDPNRRPSMNAVLQELLSLEDDAPVRYA